One Polaribacter sp. KT25b DNA segment encodes these proteins:
- a CDS encoding alpha/beta hydrolase-fold protein produces MKNLIVVFFYLLTQFSYSQTAISYKDSDDEISQHDQAFYEKNTKAFVYTDKNGAKMPYRLFLPDNYDPKKKYPIVLVFHGAGSRGNDNLKQLRPWVAGWMDVQVQKEHPSIILMPQCPKKQQWVNVPWKEGSYRFKDIPESDPMKLAKEIFDKVVQEYSVDRKRVYVMGMSMGGYGTWNFVMRYPKIIAAAIPICGAGDTSMAKKIKRIPIWAFHGDKDPTVPLAGSTEMIESLTRFKKHKARLTIYKDVGHNSYELAWKNPALVDWLFSQHKN; encoded by the coding sequence ATGAAAAATTTAATAGTAGTATTTTTTTATTTGTTGACGCAATTCAGTTATTCTCAAACAGCTATTTCATACAAGGATTCTGATGATGAGATTTCTCAGCATGATCAAGCTTTTTATGAAAAAAATACAAAAGCTTTTGTTTATACTGATAAAAATGGAGCAAAAATGCCTTATCGATTGTTTTTACCAGACAATTACGATCCTAAGAAAAAATATCCCATTGTTTTAGTTTTTCACGGAGCAGGTTCTAGAGGAAATGACAATTTAAAACAATTAAGACCTTGGGTTGCAGGTTGGATGGATGTACAGGTACAAAAAGAGCATCCAAGTATTATTTTAATGCCACAATGCCCTAAAAAACAACAGTGGGTAAATGTACCTTGGAAAGAGGGTTCATATCGATTCAAGGATATTCCAGAAAGTGATCCTATGAAATTAGCCAAAGAAATTTTTGACAAAGTGGTTCAGGAATATTCTGTAGATAGAAAACGTGTTTATGTAATGGGAATGTCTATGGGAGGTTACGGAACATGGAATTTTGTGATGCGATATCCTAAAATAATTGCTGCAGCGATTCCTATTTGTGGAGCAGGTGATACTTCGATGGCAAAAAAAATAAAGAGAATTCCTATTTGGGCTTTTCATGGTGATAAAGATCCTACAGTGCCACTTGCTGGTTCTACAGAGATGATTGAATCTTTAACTCGTTTTAAAAAACACAAAGCTCGTTTAACCATTTATAAAGATGTTGGTCATAATTCGTACGAATTGGCATGGAAAAATCCAGCATTGGTTGATTGGCTTTTTAGTCAGCATAAAAACTAA
- a CDS encoding glycoside hydrolase family protein, whose amino-acid sequence MNKFLVKLLLTVLLSCSINAVSQEKEISLDIHKMMKPLPKDGIFRDALYYNWGGSIIKGKDGKYHLFYSRWKRAYTFNGWLTFSEIAHAESKTATGPWQYKETVLKGSGQGNWDEITAHNPKIKYFEGKYYLYYIATNLGGKEFTYDDLVALSTKSLKDTDRGTLRKNQRTGVAVASSINGPWKRMETPIIEPSGPIANITVNPAIDQGKGGKYYLIVKGDKPNEKKFIRNQAIAISTSPTGPFKIQPNPVIGNLDTEDVSMWFDEQQAAFYAVFHAHSYIGLMTSIDGLHWGKAKNYEISRKKIKLEEGGFLIPNRMERPFVYVENNEPTVLCLAIKKGDDSYTIFIPLHKSKTR is encoded by the coding sequence ATGAATAAATTCCTCGTAAAACTTTTATTGACTGTATTGTTAAGTTGTTCTATTAATGCTGTGTCACAAGAAAAAGAGATCAGTCTAGACATCCATAAAATGATGAAGCCTTTGCCGAAAGACGGTATTTTTCGTGATGCTTTGTATTACAATTGGGGCGGTTCAATTATCAAAGGAAAAGATGGAAAATATCATTTGTTTTATTCTCGATGGAAAAGAGCCTATACGTTTAATGGATGGCTCACTTTTTCGGAAATTGCACATGCAGAATCCAAAACAGCAACAGGACCGTGGCAATACAAGGAAACCGTTTTAAAAGGAAGCGGTCAAGGAAATTGGGATGAAATTACGGCTCACAATCCTAAAATTAAATATTTTGAAGGCAAATATTACCTCTATTATATTGCAACCAATTTGGGTGGTAAGGAATTTACTTATGATGATTTGGTTGCGCTTAGTACAAAATCGTTAAAAGATACAGATAGAGGAACGCTTCGTAAAAATCAAAGAACCGGAGTAGCAGTTGCAAGCTCAATAAATGGGCCTTGGAAAAGAATGGAAACACCTATAATAGAACCATCTGGTCCCATAGCTAACATCACTGTGAATCCTGCAATTGACCAAGGGAAAGGCGGTAAGTATTACTTAATTGTAAAAGGAGATAAACCCAATGAGAAAAAGTTTATCAGAAACCAAGCAATTGCTATTTCTACATCACCAACAGGACCTTTTAAAATTCAACCCAACCCTGTAATTGGCAATTTAGATACAGAAGATGTATCTATGTGGTTTGATGAACAACAAGCTGCTTTTTATGCTGTTTTTCATGCCCATTCTTATATTGGGTTAATGACTTCTATAGATGGTTTGCATTGGGGAAAAGCTAAGAATTATGAAATCAGCCGTAAAAAAATAAAATTAGAAGAAGGAGGTTTTCTAATTCCCAATCGTATGGAACGTCCGTTTGTTTATGTAGAAAATAATGAACCAACAGTTTTGTGTCTTGCTATAAAAAAAGGAGACGATTCTTATACGATATTTATTCCACTACATAAATCTAAAACTCGGTAA
- a CDS encoding ThuA domain-containing protein — protein MIRHKQLFVFVFFLTANLSLISQHKTMDLTPNNIKVLNFYGDNGFVHPSKEAGLKLIEDLGIKNTWEIVSTADASIFNGKDLRSIDVIIFNNNCGNKGRILSKENQLALQKYIRNGGGFVGIHCAGAIWNEGGEFQNWYEGFIGTKLLDHPKVQSARLVVEDSINTITKHLDKGWVVKDEWHRFSYNPRNDVKVLLSVDENSYQGAQKMGGDHPFTWYQNYDGGRSFFTSLGHTKEIYADFNFRKLVEEGIKWAADASNNTASLPLSEGLLLDLNADEQVLVEDGDKVSSWSNSVANKVQKFIKQDIGRKVKGSGRPQLKLNVPKLNGHNSVVFHRQELVNHQEDAFDHLIQGSGYTWFSVMSVFKQVKGKPGVNSFFGNLRNTNLNKQGQYEGFWAGVNIKNQVWMSSRNGLQKGTWNDDSPLLIDNDTLIKEKYYLVMGRMGAGEGTVKMELFVNTTKALVEKSFPVNTKANPSKMVIGQERDATNHPGAESFDGEVARFLIFERPLSNEELKTLSDHLKNKYNIN, from the coding sequence ATGATAAGGCACAAACAACTGTTCGTTTTTGTATTCTTTTTAACTGCAAATCTTTCGTTGATTTCTCAGCATAAAACAATGGATTTAACTCCAAATAATATAAAGGTTCTTAATTTTTATGGAGATAATGGTTTTGTGCATCCCTCAAAAGAGGCAGGTTTAAAATTAATTGAAGATTTAGGAATAAAAAATACTTGGGAAATAGTTTCTACTGCTGATGCATCTATTTTTAATGGAAAAGATTTAAGATCTATTGATGTGATTATCTTTAATAATAATTGCGGGAATAAAGGACGTATTTTATCCAAAGAAAATCAATTGGCACTTCAAAAATATATTAGAAATGGTGGTGGTTTTGTAGGAATACATTGCGCTGGAGCTATTTGGAATGAAGGTGGCGAATTTCAAAATTGGTATGAAGGATTTATAGGAACTAAATTGCTAGATCACCCAAAAGTGCAATCGGCTAGATTGGTTGTAGAAGATTCAATAAACACCATAACAAAACACTTAGATAAAGGATGGGTAGTAAAAGACGAATGGCACCGTTTTTCTTACAATCCTCGTAATGATGTAAAAGTTCTTTTATCTGTAGATGAAAATTCTTACCAAGGAGCTCAAAAAATGGGAGGAGATCATCCTTTTACGTGGTATCAAAATTATGATGGCGGACGTTCTTTTTTTACTTCTTTAGGACATACAAAAGAAATATATGCTGATTTCAATTTTCGGAAATTGGTAGAGGAAGGTATTAAATGGGCTGCCGATGCTTCTAATAATACTGCAAGTTTGCCTTTATCTGAAGGACTTTTGCTAGATTTAAATGCAGATGAGCAAGTGTTAGTTGAAGATGGAGATAAAGTAAGCTCTTGGAGTAATTCCGTTGCTAATAAGGTTCAGAAATTTATAAAACAAGATATTGGTAGAAAAGTGAAAGGCTCTGGACGACCTCAGTTAAAGCTAAATGTACCAAAATTAAATGGACATAATTCGGTAGTTTTTCACAGACAAGAATTGGTAAATCATCAAGAAGATGCTTTCGATCATTTAATCCAAGGAAGTGGCTATACTTGGTTTTCTGTGATGTCTGTTTTTAAACAAGTAAAAGGAAAACCAGGAGTGAATTCATTTTTTGGCAACTTACGTAATACGAACCTTAATAAGCAAGGGCAATATGAAGGTTTTTGGGCTGGTGTAAATATAAAAAACCAAGTTTGGATGTCTTCTAGAAATGGCCTACAAAAAGGAACATGGAATGATGATAGTCCGTTGTTAATAGATAATGACACGTTAATAAAAGAAAAGTATTATTTGGTTATGGGACGAATGGGAGCAGGAGAAGGAACCGTAAAAATGGAATTGTTTGTAAACACAACCAAGGCATTGGTAGAAAAATCATTTCCTGTTAATACTAAAGCTAATCCATCTAAGATGGTTATTGGTCAAGAACGAGATGCAACCAATCATCCTGGAGCAGAATCTTTTGATGGCGAGGTTGCTCGTTTTTTAATTTTTGAAAGACCGCTTTCCAATGAAGAATTAAAGACACTCTCAGATCATTTAAAAAACAAGTATAATATCAACTAA
- a CDS encoding glycoside hydrolase 43 family protein — MKIFRFLVLLVIVFGCKGTEEKKTIHSFGDQGDGTFINPILNADYPDSDVVRHGNKYYMISSKKHNSPGMIILESYDMVNWRIINHVYDSISWGKEYNWDRMAGYKRGVWAGDLAFHEGTWYCYVIDPSHGLFVTTTDDIYGQWTTPTKMISQKKVADDPSVFWDDENKEAWLVANIGRSRTKEDKDKYLYKNAIFKMSWDGLSLEDEGTVFYKGPGAEASKIYRINDQWFIFLSEWSMTPDGDKEDRKQIALRSKTNSIYGPYDKKVLLERGNGFERSCSQGSLNQAPDGSWWYFHQLIQNIDAPFQGRPQCLQPVEWVNGWPIIGEDMDKDGIGEPLRRYKMPNIIAPEKLKIQTSDDFSSSELGHQWEWNHNPRDSHWSFTERTGWLRLKASTLVPLSNYYYHKGASSFWRASNTLSQRIMGTKAGISSAKFDVSGMTQGQRAGYARFAGVSHLIGVKMDAEGNRNLFFMDDKGTEIDGPSIEKAIIYFKSTNSGNSASFEYSYDNKNFERFGPEFELVFGRWSGDRLGVFCWNDIEDSGYVDIDWFEYEYE, encoded by the coding sequence ATGAAGATTTTTAGATTTCTTGTATTACTTGTTATCGTTTTTGGCTGCAAAGGTACCGAAGAAAAAAAAACAATTCACTCATTTGGTGACCAAGGGGATGGCACTTTTATAAACCCTATCCTTAATGCCGACTATCCAGATTCTGATGTAGTACGTCATGGCAATAAGTACTACATGATATCTTCTAAGAAACATAATTCCCCCGGGATGATCATTCTTGAATCTTACGATATGGTCAACTGGAGAATTATTAATCATGTTTATGACAGTATCAGTTGGGGTAAGGAATATAATTGGGATAGGATGGCTGGTTACAAACGAGGGGTTTGGGCTGGAGACCTAGCGTTCCATGAAGGTACCTGGTATTGTTATGTGATAGATCCTAGCCACGGATTGTTTGTTACTACGACCGACGATATTTACGGCCAATGGACTACACCCACAAAGATGATATCTCAAAAGAAGGTGGCAGATGACCCCAGTGTGTTCTGGGATGATGAAAACAAAGAAGCTTGGCTAGTCGCCAATATAGGTCGAAGCAGAACGAAAGAAGACAAAGATAAATACCTGTATAAGAATGCCATCTTTAAAATGAGTTGGGACGGATTGAGCTTAGAAGATGAAGGCACCGTCTTCTATAAAGGTCCAGGAGCTGAAGCCTCTAAAATATATAGAATTAATGATCAGTGGTTTATCTTCTTATCGGAATGGTCTATGACACCTGATGGAGATAAAGAAGACCGTAAACAAATAGCCTTACGCTCAAAAACCAATAGCATTTATGGTCCTTACGACAAAAAAGTGTTGCTTGAAAGAGGAAATGGCTTTGAGCGCAGTTGCAGCCAGGGATCTTTAAACCAGGCGCCAGATGGCTCGTGGTGGTACTTTCATCAGTTAATTCAGAACATAGATGCCCCTTTTCAGGGAAGACCACAATGTCTACAACCTGTAGAATGGGTAAATGGCTGGCCTATCATAGGAGAGGATATGGACAAGGATGGCATTGGAGAACCTTTAAGAAGGTACAAAATGCCTAATATAATAGCACCTGAAAAATTAAAAATACAAACCTCAGACGATTTTTCTTCCTCCGAACTAGGACATCAGTGGGAATGGAACCATAACCCACGTGACTCACATTGGTCTTTTACCGAACGTACGGGCTGGTTGAGACTTAAAGCTAGCACTTTGGTACCATTGAGCAACTATTATTATCACAAAGGGGCGTCATCATTTTGGAGGGCTTCTAATACCTTAAGTCAGCGTATTATGGGCACGAAAGCAGGTATTAGCAGTGCCAAATTTGATGTATCAGGAATGACACAAGGACAACGCGCTGGATATGCTCGTTTTGCAGGAGTAAGCCATCTCATTGGTGTTAAAATGGATGCCGAAGGAAATAGAAATCTCTTTTTTATGGATGATAAGGGAACTGAGATAGACGGCCCTAGCATTGAGAAAGCTATTATTTATTTTAAATCTACCAATAGTGGTAATAGCGCCTCTTTCGAATATAGCTATGATAACAAGAATTTTGAGCGCTTTGGTCCTGAATTCGAGCTGGTCTTTGGACGTTGGTCTGGTGATCGATTAGGCGTCTTTTGCTGGAACGATATAGAAGATTCAGGATACGTGGATATCGATTGGTTTGAGTATGAGTATGAATAA
- a CDS encoding glycoside hydrolase N-terminal domain-containing protein: MMKRPWIYIHNKLLKKFAYIILIGFTFFSCTQKKEVEEASPLKIWFNQPTTKWNQGLPIGNGNLGAMIYGTPKKEIICLNEETIWTGGKDYNRDKKDAGKHIAAIQKLLFEEKYLEAEAMVQDKILTNRLPSGKNTYQMLANLFVETANLDSVSNYKRELDIQKSIATTTFTSEGTNFKRTYFSSFPDKAMVYKFTADQKGKINISSWVKRNKQTKITVSENTIEFSEHAGNGHGVKFNAIVSFKTKGGTSEVKEGKLVISNADEVLVKVVAASNYRGDNPQEMTKNILKNIAKISYDDLLDRHVADYKALFNRLSFKLSDSKGDEYPTDVRLQKVKEGAEDNYLTQLQYQFGRYLLISSSRPGNLPANLQGIWVTGFKPPWNSDYHTNINVQMNYWMAEMANLAECHEPFLEYIGNLREMGRITAKKTYNARGFVAHHTSDPWFTTAAFGKARYGMWPMGAAWACQHLFTHYEYTEDTAYLKKQAYPIMKEAALFFVDFMVKDPKTGLLVTGPSISPENNFLTKEGKKATLNMGPTMDRAIVFELFRNCIKAAEILNIDKEFSDILKSKIQQMPPLKIGSDGRLMEWVEELEEAEPGHRHISHLYALHPSNQISKSKTPELFEAAKKTLAGRLSHGGGHTGWSRAWVINFYARLLEGNKAYENVLALQRKSTLPNLLDVHPPFQIDGNFGVVSGITEMLMQSHNDEVHILPALPTAWASGSIKGIVAKKGFEIDITWDLGKLKTLVIKSNLGNTLKLRYQDDVKEIETTKGEVLEFNY; encoded by the coding sequence ATGATGAAAAGACCCTGGATATATATCCACAATAAATTATTAAAGAAGTTTGCTTACATAATCTTAATTGGTTTTACTTTTTTTAGCTGTACTCAAAAAAAGGAAGTAGAAGAAGCGTCTCCTTTAAAAATTTGGTTCAATCAACCAACTACTAAATGGAATCAAGGTCTACCAATTGGTAACGGAAATTTAGGAGCCATGATTTACGGTACACCTAAAAAAGAAATTATTTGTTTGAACGAAGAAACTATTTGGACAGGTGGAAAAGACTACAATAGAGATAAAAAAGATGCTGGTAAACATATTGCTGCTATTCAAAAACTGCTTTTTGAGGAGAAATATCTGGAGGCAGAAGCAATGGTGCAAGATAAAATTTTAACCAACAGGTTACCCTCAGGAAAAAACACCTATCAAATGTTGGCTAATTTATTTGTTGAAACAGCAAATTTAGATTCAGTAAGCAATTACAAACGAGAACTTGATATTCAAAAATCGATAGCAACCACAACTTTTACAAGTGAGGGAACTAACTTTAAAAGAACCTATTTTTCTAGTTTTCCTGATAAAGCAATGGTCTATAAATTTACGGCAGATCAAAAAGGAAAAATAAACATCTCTTCTTGGGTAAAACGTAATAAGCAAACTAAAATTACTGTATCAGAAAATACTATTGAGTTTTCTGAACATGCAGGAAATGGTCATGGAGTTAAATTTAACGCTATTGTTAGTTTTAAAACAAAAGGAGGAACATCAGAAGTAAAAGAGGGGAAATTAGTAATCAGTAATGCTGATGAGGTTCTTGTTAAAGTTGTAGCTGCAAGTAATTATCGAGGGGATAATCCTCAAGAAATGACAAAGAACATTTTAAAGAACATTGCAAAAATTTCGTATGATGACTTGTTAGATAGACATGTTGCTGATTATAAAGCTTTGTTCAATAGACTTTCTTTTAAGTTATCAGATAGCAAAGGAGATGAGTATCCGACAGATGTTCGATTACAAAAAGTAAAAGAAGGTGCAGAGGATAATTATCTTACGCAGTTACAATATCAATTTGGACGCTATTTATTAATAAGTAGTTCTAGACCTGGTAATTTACCCGCTAATTTACAAGGAATTTGGGTAACTGGATTTAAGCCACCATGGAATTCTGATTATCATACCAACATCAATGTTCAAATGAATTATTGGATGGCAGAAATGGCTAATCTTGCAGAATGTCATGAACCATTTTTAGAATACATTGGTAATTTAAGAGAAATGGGACGCATTACCGCTAAAAAAACCTACAATGCACGTGGTTTTGTAGCGCACCATACTAGTGATCCTTGGTTTACAACTGCTGCTTTTGGAAAAGCAAGATATGGAATGTGGCCTATGGGAGCTGCGTGGGCTTGTCAGCATTTGTTTACACATTATGAGTACACAGAAGATACAGCATATCTAAAAAAACAAGCGTATCCTATTATGAAAGAAGCTGCGTTGTTTTTTGTTGATTTTATGGTGAAAGATCCTAAAACAGGACTTTTAGTAACAGGTCCTTCTATTTCTCCAGAAAATAACTTTCTAACCAAAGAGGGTAAAAAGGCAACATTGAATATGGGACCAACAATGGATCGTGCCATTGTTTTTGAATTGTTTCGTAATTGTATAAAAGCAGCAGAAATTTTAAATATTGATAAAGAATTTAGTGACATCTTAAAAAGTAAAATACAACAAATGCCACCACTTAAAATTGGTAGTGATGGTAGATTGATGGAATGGGTAGAAGAATTAGAAGAAGCAGAACCAGGACACAGACATATTTCTCATTTATATGCGTTGCATCCATCAAACCAAATATCAAAATCTAAAACCCCAGAATTATTTGAAGCAGCTAAAAAAACACTAGCAGGAAGATTGTCTCACGGAGGCGGTCATACAGGTTGGAGCAGGGCTTGGGTTATTAATTTTTATGCACGTTTATTAGAAGGGAACAAAGCATATGAAAATGTTTTAGCCTTACAAAGAAAGTCTACGTTACCTAATCTTTTAGATGTGCATCCTCCTTTTCAGATTGACGGAAATTTTGGTGTTGTTTCTGGAATAACAGAAATGTTGATGCAAAGTCATAATGATGAGGTTCATATATTGCCTGCTTTACCAACTGCTTGGGCGTCTGGAAGTATTAAGGGAATCGTGGCTAAAAAAGGTTTTGAAATTGATATCACTTGGGATTTAGGAAAGCTAAAAACTTTAGTGATAAAATCGAATTTAGGAAACACCTTAAAGCTACGTTATCAAGATGATGTAAAGGAAATTGAAACTACAAAAGGAGAAGTTTTAGAGTTTAATTATTAA
- a CDS encoding sialate O-acetylesterase — protein sequence MRKVILIVITIVFNLLSQQSIKAEVKLPAIVSSNMVLQRNTTIVLWGWADVGEKITIKTSWLKDELSFNADKNGDWKIEVKTTDSKEPQFIKINSKDSDILLDNVLFGEVWLCSGQSNMYQPLASYNGQPTYGGLMATVKSNNKNLRLFSVGKVASKTPLEKLDKFTGWQDASPESVLNFSAVAYFFGKQLQEVLDCPVGLIHASWGGSIVQAWMSKEVLNTYKKVDLENVDLKKRAQYNPTVLYNSMIKPLIPFTIKGALWYQGESNRSEPNDYKKLFPAMVKDWRTRWGIGEFPFYYVQIAPYLYDNNDVFQTNDNTAFIREAQLQCLDLIPNSGIAITMDIGDEKSIHPPKKKEVADRLLFNALNQTYGYKTVDYAGPIYKSLEKKDGGILLSFKNAELGLYAYDGLTGFEIAGADKVFYPATSKFVNRRKVLVKSDKVTNPVAVRYAWRNWINGTLYDTNLLPASSFRTDNWTDATQVKN from the coding sequence ATGAGAAAAGTTATTTTAATTGTCATTACAATTGTATTCAATTTATTATCTCAACAATCAATTAAGGCAGAAGTTAAACTCCCTGCTATTGTATCATCAAACATGGTTTTACAAAGGAACACTACAATTGTGCTTTGGGGTTGGGCAGATGTTGGTGAGAAAATTACCATTAAAACTTCTTGGTTAAAAGATGAATTAAGCTTTAATGCTGATAAAAATGGTGATTGGAAAATTGAAGTAAAAACAACAGATAGTAAAGAACCTCAGTTTATTAAGATAAACAGTAAAGATTCAGATATTTTATTAGACAATGTTTTGTTTGGTGAAGTTTGGTTGTGTTCAGGTCAGTCTAATATGTACCAGCCTTTAGCATCTTATAATGGTCAACCAACTTATGGAGGTCTTATGGCTACAGTAAAATCAAATAATAAAAATTTACGTCTTTTTAGTGTTGGTAAAGTGGCTTCAAAAACACCTTTAGAAAAACTTGATAAATTTACTGGATGGCAAGATGCTTCTCCAGAAAGTGTTTTAAATTTTAGTGCAGTTGCCTATTTTTTTGGTAAGCAATTACAAGAAGTTTTAGATTGCCCAGTAGGGTTGATTCATGCTTCTTGGGGTGGTAGTATTGTGCAAGCTTGGATGAGTAAAGAAGTGTTGAATACTTATAAAAAAGTAGATTTAGAGAATGTAGACCTTAAAAAAAGAGCACAATATAATCCTACAGTATTGTACAATTCAATGATAAAACCATTAATTCCCTTTACTATAAAAGGAGCATTATGGTATCAAGGAGAAAGTAATCGTAGTGAACCAAATGATTACAAAAAGTTATTTCCAGCAATGGTAAAAGATTGGAGAACACGTTGGGGAATTGGAGAATTTCCGTTTTATTATGTACAAATTGCGCCTTATTTATACGATAACAATGATGTATTTCAAACCAATGATAATACTGCATTTATTAGAGAAGCACAATTGCAATGTTTAGATTTAATTCCGAATTCGGGAATTGCCATTACAATGGATATTGGTGATGAAAAAAGTATTCATCCACCAAAAAAGAAAGAAGTGGCAGACAGGTTATTGTTTAATGCTCTAAATCAAACTTATGGTTACAAGACTGTAGATTATGCTGGTCCAATTTATAAATCACTAGAGAAAAAAGATGGAGGAATCCTTTTGAGTTTTAAAAATGCAGAGTTAGGATTGTATGCTTATGATGGGTTAACAGGTTTTGAAATTGCAGGAGCAGATAAAGTATTTTATCCTGCCACATCAAAATTTGTGAATAGGAGAAAAGTCTTAGTGAAGAGTGATAAAGTAACAAATCCTGTAGCTGTTAGATATGCGTGGCGTAATTGGATTAATGGAACTCTTTATGATACAAACCTTTTACCAGCATCTTCTTTTAGAACCGATAATTGGACCGATGCAACTCAGGTTAAAAACTAA
- a CDS encoding sulfatase-like hydrolase/transferase has translation MVKKHSFVGVLFFLLACFTVKAQQKKQPNILFIFADDLMFNSIGNLDNCAVKTPNLDRLMDNGVSFTRTYNQGSYSQAVCIASRTMLVTGANLWKAATYSKSKKGDAVKKPEKYWPQYLKEVGYDTYISGKWHVNQVNPKHIFDYAKDIRGGMASQTNLRYARSFEQDKPDTWSPYDKKLGGFWKGGKHWSEVLADNGVAFLNQSKASEKPFFMYLAFNAPHDPRQAPKEFVDMYPLSDIKVPENFISEYPYNEYAGAGRKLRDERLAPFPRTKYSIKVNRQEYYASISHMDAQIGRILEALEKSGKAEETYIIFTADHGLAVGDHGFMGKQNMYESSMRVPMIIAGPNLEKGKEVDAFVYLQDIMPTTLELAGVKKSKEIDFNSLIPLATGKVNKSTYPVVYGAYFGTQRMYRTEDYKMILYPKANKVRLYDMKNDSLEKYDLAENKQQYKKVLKKLFKEYRRLQKHMNDPEDIKESFHNFMNDVAPMPIVNKETSENSKH, from the coding sequence ATGGTAAAAAAACATTCGTTTGTAGGAGTTTTATTCTTTTTACTTGCATGCTTCACTGTTAAAGCGCAACAAAAAAAGCAACCTAATATTCTTTTTATTTTTGCAGATGACCTAATGTTCAATAGCATTGGGAATTTGGATAATTGTGCGGTTAAAACACCCAATTTAGATCGTCTTATGGACAATGGTGTTTCTTTTACTAGAACCTATAATCAAGGTTCTTACAGTCAGGCAGTATGTATTGCTAGTAGAACCATGTTGGTTACTGGAGCAAATCTTTGGAAAGCGGCTACTTATTCTAAATCTAAAAAAGGAGATGCCGTTAAAAAACCAGAAAAGTATTGGCCACAATATTTAAAAGAGGTTGGTTACGATACGTATATATCTGGTAAATGGCATGTAAATCAAGTAAACCCTAAGCATATTTTTGATTATGCGAAAGATATTAGAGGAGGTATGGCGAGTCAAACCAATCTGAGATATGCGCGTAGTTTTGAGCAAGACAAACCAGACACTTGGTCTCCGTATGATAAAAAACTAGGCGGTTTTTGGAAAGGAGGAAAACATTGGAGTGAAGTATTGGCAGATAATGGTGTTGCTTTTTTAAATCAATCAAAAGCTAGTGAAAAGCCATTTTTTATGTATCTAGCATTTAATGCACCGCATGATCCAAGGCAAGCTCCTAAAGAATTTGTGGATATGTATCCGTTAAGTGACATAAAAGTTCCTGAGAATTTTATTTCTGAATATCCTTATAATGAATACGCTGGTGCAGGACGTAAGTTACGAGATGAAAGACTTGCTCCTTTTCCTAGGACGAAATATTCAATAAAAGTAAATAGACAAGAGTATTATGCTTCAATTAGCCATATGGATGCACAAATAGGTCGTATTCTAGAGGCACTAGAAAAGTCAGGAAAAGCAGAAGAAACGTATATCATATTTACAGCAGATCATGGACTTGCAGTAGGAGATCATGGTTTTATGGGAAAACAAAACATGTATGAAAGTAGCATGCGAGTGCCTATGATTATTGCAGGTCCCAATCTTGAAAAAGGAAAAGAAGTAGATGCCTTTGTGTATTTACAAGATATTATGCCAACTACATTAGAACTTGCTGGTGTAAAAAAATCGAAAGAAATTGATTTTAATAGCTTAATCCCTTTGGCAACAGGAAAGGTAAATAAAAGTACTTATCCAGTTGTTTATGGCGCCTATTTTGGTACGCAAAGAATGTACAGAACAGAAGATTATAAAATGATTTTGTATCCAAAGGCGAATAAAGTTCGATTGTATGACATGAAGAACGATTCCTTAGAAAAGTATGATTTAGCGGAGAATAAACAGCAGTATAAAAAGGTGTTAAAGAAATTATTTAAGGAATATAGGAGATTACAAAAACATATGAATGATCCTGAAGATATAAAAGAATCCTTTCATAATTTTATGAATGATGTAGCTCCAATGCCTATAGTAAACAAAGAGACTTCAGAGAATAGTAAACATTAA